One part of the Paraglaciecola sp. L3A3 genome encodes these proteins:
- the truD gene encoding tRNA pseudouridine(13) synthase TruD: MLNTDHWLHQYPSLSISGQLKAVAEDFQVTEILGYEPIGEGEHIYLWVEKIGLNTAYLAEQLAKFCKLPLRNVTYAGRKDKYAKTQQWFSVHVPGKASFDWDLFDEPGAKVLHSKRHNKKLRTGVLKGNRFNLTIRQLSSTVGLEERLQLIAQHGVPNYYGSQRFGDTRYDTRGGNLVLAEKMIQGEPIKNRNKRSMAISALRSWLFNEMVNNRLKLDVLHKPMVGDVMQLAGSNSYFCTSELDTVIESRLAEQDIYLSAPLWGQGELTSQGEVLELENKLAIEHPEVTSTLASLGLKQERRAIQLFPKNMQWSITEDELNVEFSLPSGTFATSILREVLDTHQTMDIIPA, translated from the coding sequence TTGTTAAATACAGACCATTGGCTTCATCAATACCCTAGTTTATCTATTTCAGGCCAGCTTAAAGCGGTAGCCGAAGATTTCCAAGTGACCGAAATATTAGGCTATGAACCTATAGGTGAAGGTGAGCACATATATTTATGGGTAGAAAAAATAGGTCTAAATACTGCATATTTAGCTGAACAACTAGCTAAATTTTGCAAACTGCCATTACGGAATGTTACTTATGCAGGGCGCAAGGATAAATATGCTAAGACCCAACAATGGTTTAGTGTGCATGTACCTGGCAAAGCAAGTTTTGATTGGGACTTATTCGACGAACCCGGTGCTAAAGTACTTCACTCTAAACGCCATAATAAAAAATTAAGAACAGGTGTATTGAAAGGTAATCGCTTTAATCTAACTATTCGGCAGCTTAGCTCAACAGTTGGACTAGAAGAACGTTTGCAGCTAATAGCCCAACATGGCGTGCCAAATTATTATGGCTCACAACGTTTTGGTGATACACGTTACGATACGCGTGGGGGGAATTTAGTCTTAGCTGAAAAAATGATTCAGGGTGAGCCTATAAAAAACCGCAATAAACGTTCAATGGCTATATCAGCGTTACGTTCTTGGCTATTTAACGAAATGGTCAATAATCGACTTAAACTAGATGTCTTGCATAAACCTATGGTGGGAGATGTGATGCAACTAGCGGGAAGTAACAGTTATTTTTGTACGAGTGAGTTGGATACTGTGATTGAAAGCCGACTTGCCGAACAAGATATATATTTGTCAGCACCTTTATGGGGGCAGGGCGAGTTAACTAGCCAAGGCGAAGTGCTAGAATTAGAAAACAAGCTTGCTATCGAGCATCCAGAGGTGACTTCTACTCTTGCGTCATTAGGTTTAAAACAAGAAAGACGGGCGATACAATTATTTCCGAAAAATATGCAATGGTCTATTACAGAAGATGAACTCAATGTAGAGTTTTCATTACCTTCAGGTACATTTGCGACTTCGATATTAAGAGAAGTGTTAGACACTCATCAAACAATGGACATAATTCCAGCATGA
- the rpoS gene encoding RNA polymerase sigma factor RpoS: protein MSQEKTVVVEIDPFSDIEEAVELELAKAEKADQKELEDILSSSEAKKKNLDATQLYLGEIGFSPLLTAEEEVYFSRRALKGDEASRKRMIVSNLRLVVKIARRYNNRGLALLDLVEEGNLGLIRAVEKFDPERGFRFSTYATWWIRQTIERAIMNQTRTIRLPIHVVKELNVYLRAARELAQRLDHEPTAEEIAESLDKPVADVTKMLRLNEKITSVDTPIGGENDKALLDVIADDKGHGPEEDLQDSDIKLNIIKWLEDLNPKQREVLARRFGLMGYEPSTLEDVGIEIGLTRERVRQIQVEALRRLRDMLGHKGLDLEAIFNKLG, encoded by the coding sequence ATGAGCCAAGAAAAAACAGTTGTAGTTGAGATTGATCCATTCAGCGATATTGAAGAAGCCGTTGAATTAGAACTTGCTAAAGCTGAAAAAGCCGATCAAAAAGAATTGGAGGATATATTATCCTCTTCCGAAGCCAAGAAAAAAAACCTTGATGCCACCCAACTATATTTAGGTGAAATCGGATTTTCCCCATTATTAACTGCAGAAGAAGAAGTCTACTTTTCACGTAGAGCCTTAAAAGGTGACGAAGCGTCACGTAAACGTATGATTGTCAGTAATCTGCGTTTAGTTGTTAAAATAGCCCGCCGATATAACAACCGTGGTTTAGCACTGTTAGATTTAGTTGAAGAAGGTAACCTAGGTCTTATTAGAGCTGTAGAAAAGTTTGACCCTGAAAGAGGTTTCCGTTTTTCTACCTATGCGACTTGGTGGATCAGACAGACCATTGAACGAGCAATAATGAACCAAACTCGTACTATTCGTTTACCTATCCATGTAGTAAAAGAACTAAATGTTTATTTACGAGCTGCTAGAGAATTAGCACAAAGATTAGATCATGAACCCACTGCTGAAGAAATAGCCGAGTCTCTTGATAAACCTGTGGCTGACGTGACTAAAATGTTACGATTGAATGAAAAAATAACCTCGGTAGATACACCAATTGGTGGAGAAAATGACAAAGCTTTACTTGATGTTATTGCTGATGACAAAGGACATGGCCCTGAAGAAGATCTTCAAGACTCAGATATTAAATTAAATATTATCAAGTGGTTAGAAGACTTAAATCCTAAACAAAGAGAAGTATTAGCTAGACGATTTGGACTAATGGGATATGAGCCATCTACCCTCGAAGATGTAGGGATTGAAATAGGCCTTACCCGAGAGCGTGTAAGGCAGATCCAAGTAGAAGCACTGCGTAGACTAAGAGATATGTTAGGTCATAAAGGTTTAGATCTAGAAGCTATTTTTAATAAATTAGGTTAA
- a CDS encoding PstS family phosphate ABC transporter substrate-binding protein codes for MSTFIFVTILGQFVCSPLLAIEKNESTNHSITDTTLVSYGSDTLANMMHFWGKLYSKRYPSVELELHSEGSSTASKALINQTSSLGPMSRLMSTSELTAFKNKYGYYPTAIKVGMDAIAVFVNRNNPLSKISVQQLDAVFSNYRKCGHPQNIEYWKELGVEQSWGDRKIELIGRNNVSGTYTFFRQKALCNGRFKSRVLNQPGSTSVVQVVSHSLYSIGFSALGYKTSGIKALSIINSEGQVIEATPDTVQNQTYPLARFLYIYINQAQDKKLADNVANFLNIALSQEGQAIVKQDGYVALPENTRLQELNKLLH; via the coding sequence GTGTCTACATTCATTTTTGTAACCATTTTAGGTCAATTCGTTTGTTCCCCTTTATTGGCCATTGAAAAAAACGAATCAACCAATCACTCCATAACTGACACTACCTTGGTCTCGTATGGCTCTGATACATTAGCCAATATGATGCACTTTTGGGGAAAGCTATATTCTAAACGTTACCCTAGTGTAGAATTAGAACTCCATTCCGAAGGCTCGTCTACCGCATCAAAGGCCCTCATCAATCAAACCTCTTCTTTAGGCCCAATGAGTCGATTAATGTCGACTTCAGAACTTACAGCATTTAAAAATAAGTATGGATATTATCCAACGGCCATAAAAGTTGGAATGGACGCAATTGCTGTATTTGTGAATAGAAACAACCCCTTATCTAAAATTTCTGTACAACAATTAGATGCTGTCTTCTCAAATTACCGCAAATGTGGTCATCCCCAAAATATTGAGTATTGGAAAGAACTAGGCGTCGAACAAAGTTGGGGAGACAGAAAAATTGAGTTAATAGGACGAAATAATGTATCTGGTACTTATACATTTTTTCGACAAAAAGCATTATGTAATGGCCGATTTAAATCTAGGGTCTTGAATCAACCTGGTTCAACTTCTGTGGTTCAAGTTGTTAGTCATTCTTTATATTCAATAGGGTTCTCTGCTCTTGGTTACAAAACTTCAGGCATTAAAGCCTTATCTATTATCAATAGTGAAGGGCAAGTTATCGAAGCAACACCAGATACAGTTCAGAATCAAACTTACCCATTAGCACGGTTTTTATATATCTATATTAATCAAGCTCAAGATAAGAAATTGGCAGACAATGTCGCTAATTTTTTAAACATAGCTTTGTCACAGGAGGGGCAAGCTATAGTCAAACAAGATGGTTATGTTGCTTTACCAGAAAACACCCGCTTGCAAGAACTTAACAAACTCTTGCATTAA
- a CDS encoding protein-L-isoaspartate(D-aspartate) O-methyltransferase, with translation MRITSRKGESLAQLLHAEGISNTKVLTAIAKIPRELFLPDALRHKAYQNTALPIGQGQTISQPYIVARMTELLLESENSPQTVLEIGTGSGYQTAVLAQLFNQVYSVERIKTLQFQAKRRMNQLDLHNVKMKHGDGWLGWSSKGPYDAIIVTAAASSIPETLYQQLNDGGRLIIPVGETHQQLHCITRVGDEFESKIIEAVRFVPLVAGDII, from the coding sequence ATGAGAATAACCTCACGTAAAGGTGAAAGCCTAGCCCAACTCCTTCATGCAGAAGGGATTAGTAATACTAAAGTTTTGACTGCAATTGCTAAGATCCCTAGAGAATTATTTCTGCCTGATGCTTTACGCCATAAAGCATATCAAAATACAGCGTTACCTATAGGCCAAGGACAAACTATCTCACAACCTTACATAGTGGCACGAATGACAGAGTTGTTATTAGAGTCTGAGAATAGTCCACAAACAGTACTAGAAATTGGCACTGGTTCGGGTTATCAAACTGCTGTGCTTGCGCAATTATTTAATCAAGTTTATTCAGTGGAAAGAATTAAAACGTTGCAGTTTCAAGCTAAGCGCAGAATGAATCAATTAGATTTACACAACGTTAAAATGAAACACGGTGATGGCTGGCTGGGTTGGTCAAGTAAAGGCCCTTACGATGCTATTATTGTCACCGCCGCAGCCAGTTCCATACCAGAGACCTTATATCAGCAGCTTAATGATGGTGGTCGTTTAATTATACCGGTAGGTGAAACTCATCAACAGCTACATTGTATTACCCGTGTAGGGGATGAGTTTGAATCTAAAATTATCGAAGCTGTCAGATTTGTGCCTTTAGTGGCAGGAGATATTATTTGA
- the surE gene encoding 5'/3'-nucleotidase SurE, whose product MNILLSNDDGVFAQGLAILYQELSKQHQVTVIAPDRNCSAASNALSIQTPLRLQKMENGFFAVNGTPSDCVHLGLNQLLQDEPDLVVSGINHGANLGDDVIYSGTVAAATEGRHMGLPAIAVSLASSQPSHFSSAARVVADIINLLIDHPLPADQILNINVPDLVYEQIKGVKATRQGRRHKAENMTKAQDPHGKDIYWYGSVGPELDAGEGTDFHAIAQGYCSVTPLSIDMTAYNSLNELSQWIKKV is encoded by the coding sequence ATGAATATTTTGTTAAGTAATGATGATGGAGTATTTGCTCAAGGTTTAGCTATTTTATATCAAGAGCTCAGTAAGCAACATCAGGTTACTGTAATTGCGCCAGATAGAAATTGCAGTGCCGCAAGTAATGCGCTTTCAATTCAAACTCCACTTAGACTGCAAAAAATGGAAAATGGATTTTTTGCAGTGAACGGCACCCCCTCTGATTGTGTGCATTTAGGCCTTAATCAGTTGCTGCAAGATGAACCAGATTTAGTGGTTTCTGGGATAAATCATGGTGCTAATCTAGGTGATGATGTCATCTATTCAGGTACAGTCGCTGCAGCGACCGAAGGTCGACATATGGGATTACCGGCAATAGCCGTGTCTTTGGCAAGTAGCCAACCCTCTCATTTTTCGAGCGCAGCCAGAGTCGTAGCTGATATTATAAATTTATTAATTGACCATCCATTGCCTGCGGATCAAATTTTAAATATAAATGTACCTGACTTAGTTTATGAGCAAATCAAAGGTGTAAAAGCAACTCGACAGGGTAGGCGCCATAAAGCTGAAAACATGACTAAGGCACAAGACCCTCATGGTAAAGATATCTATTGGTATGGCAGTGTTGGTCCTGAGCTAGATGCAGGAGAAGGCACTGATTTCCACGCTATTGCACAGGGATATTGTTCAGTCACACCACTGTCAATAGATATGACTGCTTATAATAGTCTTAATGAGTTATCCCAATGGATAAAAAAAGTTTAA
- a CDS encoding peptidoglycan DD-metalloendopeptidase family protein: protein MNLVGKSVLCNIVVFATVACNLLLLSCSNRSEPAPVIELYQGKTYLDYQADGYKSNKYTVNKGDTLFSIAWYSGNDYQDLAKLNGIKKPYNIYPGQTLILQKKAVPVRQKSHKKAVDLPKKQAYGKSEKNVNTDSNESSIGKFPDRVKQWSWPTPNPVSEGFSAKDDGNKGLDFSGKLGEPILAAADGKVVYTGKALRGFGNLVIIKHSEAYLSAYAHNDQVLVKEQQWVKIGDKIANMGRSGTDKVKLHFEVRYKGKSINPLNYLPKR from the coding sequence ATGAATTTAGTTGGTAAATCAGTTCTGTGTAATATTGTCGTTTTTGCAACTGTGGCGTGTAATTTATTGTTACTAAGCTGCTCTAATCGTTCGGAGCCTGCCCCTGTAATCGAACTTTACCAAGGTAAAACCTATCTCGACTATCAAGCTGATGGTTATAAGTCTAATAAATATACGGTTAATAAGGGTGATACCTTATTTTCCATCGCCTGGTATTCAGGCAATGACTATCAAGATTTAGCCAAATTAAATGGCATTAAAAAGCCCTATAATATCTATCCTGGACAAACATTAATCTTACAAAAAAAGGCTGTTCCTGTTCGACAAAAGTCTCATAAGAAAGCTGTTGACCTGCCTAAAAAGCAAGCGTATGGTAAAAGTGAAAAGAATGTTAATACAGATTCAAATGAATCTTCGATTGGCAAATTTCCTGACCGAGTTAAACAATGGTCTTGGCCTACGCCAAATCCCGTTTCTGAAGGGTTTTCAGCCAAAGATGATGGAAACAAGGGCTTGGATTTTTCTGGAAAATTAGGTGAGCCTATTTTGGCCGCTGCCGATGGAAAAGTAGTCTATACAGGTAAAGCATTACGCGGTTTTGGTAACTTGGTTATTATCAAACACTCAGAAGCCTATTTATCGGCTTATGCGCACAATGACCAAGTGTTAGTTAAAGAACAACAATGGGTAAAAATAGGCGATAAAATCGCCAATATGGGTAGAAGTGGGACCGATAAGGTTAAGCTTCATTTTGAAGTAAGGTACAAAGGTAAATCAATTAATCCTTTGAACTATCTACCCAAAAGATAA
- the cgtA gene encoding Obg family GTPase CgtA has protein sequence MKFVDEAEIRVEAGDGGNGVVGFRREKYVPDGGPDGGDGGDGGSVYLVADENLNTLIDYRFERFHRAERGKNGQSANCTGRGGSDLEVKVPVGTRATDADTGELLGDLTKHTQRMKVAQGGYHGLGNARFKTSTNRAPRQKTSGTPGEIRNLKLELMLLADVGMLGMPNAGKSTFIRSVSAAKPKVADYPFTTLVPNLGVVRLDSMRSFVVADIPGLIEGAADGAGLGVQFLKHLERCRVLIHLIDLMPADESDPVDNAKAIVAELEKYSPKLAAKPRWLVFNKVDLMLEDEVDELCAKIAKELDWQDDYYKISAFQKLGTEQLCLKAMDFIEQLPEEIELPDSEEESGFKWDTYHKDVIDDAYDLDDDDDDFDDEDDDFEVIYTKE, from the coding sequence ATGAAATTTGTAGATGAAGCTGAGATCCGTGTCGAAGCGGGTGACGGTGGTAATGGTGTTGTAGGTTTTCGCCGAGAAAAATATGTACCTGATGGTGGTCCTGATGGTGGCGACGGTGGCGACGGCGGCAGTGTTTATTTAGTTGCAGACGAAAACTTAAACACCTTAATAGATTATCGCTTTGAACGATTCCATCGTGCAGAACGCGGTAAAAACGGACAAAGTGCCAATTGTACCGGTCGTGGCGGCTCTGATTTAGAAGTCAAAGTGCCTGTTGGGACAAGAGCCACAGATGCAGATACTGGAGAGTTGTTAGGTGATTTAACTAAACATACTCAACGAATGAAAGTAGCTCAAGGTGGTTATCATGGTTTAGGTAATGCTCGTTTTAAAACCAGTACTAACCGTGCACCTAGACAAAAGACAAGTGGTACCCCTGGAGAAATCAGGAACCTTAAATTAGAGCTAATGTTATTAGCTGACGTAGGTATGTTAGGTATGCCAAATGCTGGTAAATCTACATTTATCCGCAGTGTCTCAGCAGCTAAACCTAAAGTGGCAGATTACCCCTTTACTACCTTAGTGCCTAATTTAGGTGTAGTTCGTTTAGATTCTATGCGTAGTTTTGTAGTAGCGGATATCCCAGGTTTGATCGAAGGTGCCGCTGATGGCGCTGGGTTAGGTGTGCAATTTTTAAAACACCTTGAACGTTGTCGAGTATTAATTCATTTGATCGACTTAATGCCTGCAGATGAATCAGATCCTGTAGATAATGCTAAAGCTATCGTTGCTGAATTAGAAAAATACAGTCCTAAGCTTGCAGCTAAGCCTCGTTGGTTAGTATTTAACAAAGTCGACTTAATGCTTGAAGATGAAGTGGATGAGTTATGCGCAAAAATAGCTAAAGAGTTAGATTGGCAAGACGATTATTATAAAATTTCAGCCTTCCAAAAACTTGGTACTGAACAACTTTGTTTAAAAGCAATGGACTTCATTGAACAATTACCTGAAGAAATTGAGCTACCGGATAGCGAAGAGGAATCAGGGTTTAAGTGGGACACGTACCATAAAGATGTTATCGATGACGCCTATGACTTAGACGATGATGATGACGATTTTGATGATGAAGATGACGACTTCGAAGTGATCTACACCAAAGAGTAA
- a CDS encoding MOSC domain-containing protein, with translation MKITGLYQAKVQRIGPKNELTGIYKHSVNSAQIDNLGIQGDVQIDKRYHGGPERALHQYALKSYEVIIKAHPLLHKTAWPGSMGENISVPTMHEQNVCIGDIYQIEECLIQVSGPRMPCFKIAEKFKTPGLDKFVAKHAIHGWYYRVLKGGELTINDDITLIERPNPELSIAEFLAVVQGKVTAVDRLNHCVNARGLDPEWKEKLLRQRS, from the coding sequence ATGAAGATAACAGGTTTATATCAAGCGAAAGTACAAAGAATTGGTCCTAAAAATGAATTAACGGGTATTTACAAACACTCAGTTAATTCAGCGCAAATAGATAACCTTGGTATTCAAGGTGATGTACAAATTGATAAACGTTATCACGGCGGCCCAGAGAGAGCGCTGCATCAATATGCCTTAAAGAGTTATGAGGTTATTATTAAGGCTCATCCTCTTTTACATAAAACCGCTTGGCCTGGATCCATGGGCGAAAATATCAGTGTACCTACTATGCATGAACAAAATGTTTGTATAGGTGACATTTACCAAATTGAAGAGTGTTTAATCCAAGTGTCAGGTCCAAGAATGCCTTGTTTTAAAATTGCTGAAAAATTTAAAACACCTGGTCTCGACAAGTTTGTCGCTAAACATGCAATACACGGCTGGTATTACCGAGTTTTAAAAGGTGGTGAGTTAACCATAAATGACGACATCACTTTAATTGAAAGGCCTAATCCAGAACTGAGCATTGCTGAATTTTTAGCTGTAGTTCAAGGTAAAGTAACGGCAGTAGATAGATTGAATCATTGTGTGAATGCAAGAGGGTTGGACCCGGAATGGAAAGAAAAGCTACTTCGTCAGCGCTCTTAA
- the rplU gene encoding 50S ribosomal protein L21, whose amino-acid sequence MYAVFQSGGKQHRVAEGQTVRLEKIEVAPGESVEFGDILMVSNGDDIKIGTPFVSGGKVTAEVVTHGRGDKVKIVKFRRRKHSRTQMGHRQWFTEVKITGISA is encoded by the coding sequence ATGTACGCGGTTTTCCAAAGTGGTGGCAAACAACACCGTGTGGCTGAAGGCCAAACCGTTCGCCTAGAAAAAATCGAAGTGGCTCCTGGTGAGTCAGTTGAATTCGGTGATATCTTAATGGTGAGCAATGGTGACGATATTAAAATTGGTACACCATTTGTTAGTGGTGGAAAGGTTACAGCTGAAGTTGTAACTCATGGACGTGGCGATAAAGTTAAAATCGTTAAGTTCCGTCGTCGTAAGCATTCACGTACCCAAATGGGTCACCGTCAGTGGTTCACGGAAGTGAAAATCACTGGTATTAGCGCTTAA
- the rpmA gene encoding 50S ribosomal protein L27: MAHKKAGGSTNNGRDSESKRLGVKRYGGESVLAGNIIVRQRGTKFHAGNNMGIGKDHTLFALSDGKVQFEVKGPKNRKFVSIVAE, encoded by the coding sequence ATGGCACATAAAAAAGCTGGTGGTAGTACTAACAACGGCCGTGATTCAGAAAGTAAACGCCTAGGTGTTAAGCGTTACGGTGGTGAGTCGGTTCTAGCTGGTAACATTATTGTTCGTCAACGTGGAACTAAATTCCATGCTGGTAACAATATGGGTATTGGTAAAGATCATACTTTATTTGCTTTGTCTGACGGCAAAGTTCAATTTGAAGTTAAAGGTCCTAAAAATCGTAAATTTGTAAGCATTGTTGCTGAATAA
- the folA gene encoding type 3 dihydrofolate reductase, with protein MIKISMIAAMANNRLIGANNAMPWHLPADLKHFKKTTLGKPIVMGRKTYESIGRALPGRLNIVISSDPNYSLADASVANSCEQAIDLASNHLAEKNRDDAEVMIIGGGTIYRHFLPFCHCLYLTEIDLTVEGDTHFPNYQAEYQWQEVASESHQADENNPYPYRFITLLKQAL; from the coding sequence ATGATAAAAATTTCTATGATCGCCGCTATGGCTAACAATCGTCTGATTGGTGCTAATAATGCAATGCCTTGGCATTTACCTGCTGACTTAAAACATTTTAAAAAAACCACTCTGGGCAAACCTATTGTGATGGGTCGTAAAACTTATGAATCGATTGGCAGAGCCTTACCTGGACGGTTAAATATAGTAATTAGTTCAGATCCCAATTATTCTCTGGCTGATGCCTCTGTAGCCAATAGTTGCGAGCAAGCAATAGATTTAGCATCTAACCATTTAGCAGAAAAAAATAGAGATGATGCTGAAGTGATGATTATTGGTGGCGGTACTATTTATCGGCACTTTCTACCTTTTTGTCACTGTTTATATCTAACAGAGATAGACTTAACCGTAGAGGGCGATACCCATTTCCCTAATTATCAGGCTGAATATCAATGGCAAGAAGTGGCAAGTGAATCCCACCAAGCTGATGAAAATAATCCTTATCCATACCGCTTTATTACTCTTCTAAAACAGGCTCTCTAG
- a CDS encoding DUF368 domain-containing protein: protein MKTSRTKNQYIGLAAKGALMGAADAVPGVSGGTIAFMTGIYEELIFSLKQCGPSALKLLFSQGIAATWQHINGTFLLTLFAGIIVSILTVSRAVLFLLAEYPVLLWSFFFGLILAAVWSLIRHIPKWNLALTATFILGTLVAYYITTITPTSVESTPLIVFVSGMIAICAMILPGISGSFLLLLLGMYAPMLVAVKELQLMTLSLFALGCICGLLSFSHVLSWMFKHYKTLTLALLGGFMLGSLNKVWPWKHTLESVIDRHGKEIPLVQDNVLPQQFEILTSQPAYFLPSIALLITGILMVVFLEKMGQKANQN from the coding sequence TTGAAAACCTCAAGGACGAAAAATCAGTACATAGGATTAGCTGCTAAAGGTGCTTTGATGGGAGCTGCAGATGCTGTTCCTGGTGTGTCTGGTGGCACAATTGCCTTTATGACCGGTATTTATGAAGAGCTTATTTTTTCACTTAAGCAGTGTGGTCCATCTGCCTTGAAATTACTATTTTCACAAGGCATCGCGGCTACTTGGCAACATATAAATGGTACTTTCTTATTGACCTTATTTGCTGGCATTATTGTTAGTATATTAACAGTTTCTAGAGCCGTGTTATTTCTTTTGGCTGAGTATCCAGTCTTATTATGGTCGTTCTTTTTTGGCTTAATCTTAGCTGCGGTTTGGTCGTTAATAAGACATATACCTAAATGGAATTTAGCTTTAACTGCAACTTTTATTCTCGGAACATTGGTGGCTTACTATATAACCACAATTACTCCAACCTCAGTAGAATCAACGCCTTTAATTGTTTTTGTGTCTGGTATGATTGCTATTTGTGCAATGATCTTACCGGGCATTTCTGGCAGCTTCTTATTGTTACTGTTAGGTATGTATGCGCCTATGTTAGTGGCAGTAAAAGAGTTGCAGTTAATGACACTGAGTCTCTTTGCTTTAGGCTGCATTTGTGGGTTGTTAAGCTTTTCACATGTATTGAGCTGGATGTTTAAACACTATAAAACACTGACTCTGGCCTTACTCGGTGGCTTTATGTTGGGGTCATTGAATAAAGTTTGGCCTTGGAAACATACGTTAGAATCTGTGATAGATCGTCATGGTAAAGAAATCCCATTGGTTCAAGACAATGTATTACCTCAACAATTTGAAATATTAACCAGTCAACCAGCTTATTTTCTGCCTTCTATTGCTTTGTTGATAACGGGTATATTAATGGTTGTTTTTCTTGAAAAAATGGGACAAAAAGCGAATCAGAACTGA
- the ispB gene encoding octaprenyl diphosphate synthase, which produces MKLETINQLAHDDMMSVNELIQNQVSSDVALINQLGFYIVNSGGKRLRPLLTVLAARALDIKTNEHHTLAAIIEFIHTATLLHDDVVDESTMRRGRETANAVFGNQASVLVGDFLYTRSFQMMVSLKKMRVMQILSDATNVIAEGEVLQLMNCNDPDTSEESYMQVIYSKTARLFEAATLLAAVLTEQEPEIEMAMQDYGKYLGTAFQLVDDILDYAADAEEMGKNVGDDLAEGKPTLPLLYAMWHGSEAQSAQIKQAIESGNGMQNFAEIMTAMQQTGALEYTKKQAILASEQAIQALSLLPESNYKDALISLANIAVERAA; this is translated from the coding sequence ATGAAACTTGAAACTATCAACCAACTAGCCCATGACGATATGATGTCCGTTAATGAGTTAATACAAAATCAAGTCAGTTCAGACGTCGCTCTTATTAATCAATTAGGTTTTTACATAGTCAATAGTGGCGGCAAGCGTTTAAGGCCCTTGCTGACCGTTCTAGCCGCTCGTGCGTTAGATATTAAGACTAATGAGCACCACACATTGGCAGCCATTATTGAATTCATTCATACCGCCACATTATTACATGATGACGTAGTAGATGAATCAACTATGCGCAGAGGCAGAGAAACTGCTAACGCAGTGTTTGGCAATCAAGCAAGTGTATTGGTTGGGGATTTTTTATATACCCGTTCTTTTCAGATGATGGTTAGTTTGAAAAAAATGCGAGTTATGCAAATTTTGTCAGACGCCACTAATGTTATTGCTGAAGGTGAAGTTTTGCAGTTGATGAACTGTAATGATCCTGATACTAGCGAAGAAAGTTACATGCAAGTCATATACAGTAAAACAGCTCGTTTGTTTGAGGCGGCGACTTTATTAGCTGCTGTATTGACAGAGCAGGAGCCAGAAATAGAAATGGCGATGCAAGATTACGGTAAATACCTAGGCACTGCTTTTCAATTGGTTGATGACATTTTAGATTATGCCGCCGACGCCGAAGAAATGGGCAAAAATGTGGGGGATGATTTAGCGGAAGGTAAACCTACTTTACCCCTTTTATATGCTATGTGGCATGGTAGTGAAGCACAGTCCGCACAAATTAAACAAGCGATTGAATCAGGCAATGGTATGCAAAACTTTGCTGAAATTATGACAGCAATGCAGCAAACAGGAGCTTTAGAATATACGAAGAAGCAAGCTATTCTTGCATCAGAACAAGCGATTCAAGCTTTATCACTTTTACCTGAATCAAATTATAAAGATGCCTTAATAAGCCTAGCTAACATTGCTGTTGAGCGAGCAGCCTAA